Part of the Lotus japonicus ecotype B-129 chromosome 6, LjGifu_v1.2 genome, CTGCAGTCCTATTTAACTTCCCTAAGCTACATCACATTTTCTTAGCTCATCCAAAACACATTTTCATTGCCATGTCTACCTCTAGAAACTCAGAATCTTTCCTCAAAGGATATGACCCTAATCAAACCCAAATAAACTTATCTCTCCTTCAAAGAAACACATCTCCTTGCAGTGAGAGAAGAGGCAGAAAAAAGCAAGCAGATCCAGGGAGGTTTCTTGGGGTGAGGCGCCGCCCTTGGGGTCGATATGCTGCTGAAATCAGAGACCCTGCAACTAAAGAAAGACACTGGCTTGGAACATTTGACACTGCTCAAGAAGCAGCTCTTGCTTATGACAGAGCTGCTCTGTCCATGAAAGGTAGCCAAGCAAGAACCAATTTCATATACTCTGATGACACCAATCTTCACAATGTTCTCAGTCCAATGAATGTTCAAGCTCTCTTACCAGCTTCTCAGTTCCACAATAACACTCAGAGCACACAACCAACCAATCAGAATAGCCTCTCTCACATTAATACTTCCAACATTGGAAGCTCCTCTGGCTTGAATGCTGAAAGTGCATATGGGTCACCCCATGATGAcaatttcttcttctccaaTGATTCTTCTAACTCAGGCTATTTGGAATGCATAGTTCCTGATAACTGTTTCAGACCTGCTTCAAGTGATCAAAAAGCTGGTAGCAGCATTAACACAAACACCATGCAGGCTCAATCACATTTTGACAACATTGCATTCTCTCAAGAAGCCTCAAACATGAATTTTCCATCTTACCCAAGTGAACTTGGTCAAGGATTATGGGGTAATCAACAATCATGGGATTTCAATTCTTCTAATGAACTTAATTCAGCCATGTTTCACAATCCATTAAGGAATGAAgaagggtgcatgtatgcattTTGTCCCATCAGTGACAGTCCAAACTATGGGCCAATGACTGAGGCTGTTTCTTCAACTACAACATCATTTCCTCTCTTTGGGGATGTTGACTTTGAATACTCACTCTTCTAAACCCTTGTTGAGGTACCTTTATCAAGGGAGGCCCTAGACTTTTAGGTCTTGTGTAACTTGCATGCAGTTAGTACGTGTGTCTAGCTTGAAAGTTTGGTCTAGGAAGTATAGGGAAGTCTTTTATTCTAATGCTTTACACATGGGGTGAGCTTTGCCTTTTATGGTTCTTGCACACACTCTTGTACCACTACCAATTCCATGTTTCACTTCAAGGAAACTCATTATTCCTTTTATCATCATATCATCATTAGTAAAATTCACTACTTAAAATTTGTCTAAATGACAGtctcattcttatctaaaatctacactcgACCTCAAACTCTTATAATAAGTTAACACCATATAATACATTTTAAACAATAGAAttccaataaaataaaaaacagaggAAGAAAATTGATACAACTTTATCAAGGATAAACTCATGGTATGTAACTTAATGTATGTCAATACGTCTTTTTCTATAGCGACTCTCCACCACactatgtgtatatatatatatatagagacaGACATGCACGCGCACGGAGGAAACATGTTGATAGCAAGGTTTATTGCTATGTTTAATTTTCGGCTGCTTGCCTAAACTTTTGGGTACAATGAAATAAAGGCAGTCATCCATGCTCCAAGCACCCTGGGAACAACATGGTCTATATGAGTAGACTCCGATatcaattgattttgagaaagaaaaattgaGCTTATTTGAGTTCAACTTATAACATAAAGGCTTATGTATTGGAAGAActtatgtgaatagtttatATTCTATTTATAAGTTGTTTTAAACTTATTTTTATAAG contains:
- the LOC130722659 gene encoding ethylene-responsive transcription factor ERF086-like, coding for MSTSRNSESFLKGYDPNQTQINLSLLQRNTSPCSERRGRKKQADPGRFLGVRRRPWGRYAAEIRDPATKERHWLGTFDTAQEAALAYDRAALSMKGSQARTNFIYSDDTNLHNVLSPMNVQALLPASQFHNNTQSTQPTNQNSLSHINTSNIGSSSGLNAESAYGSPHDDNFFFSNDSSNSGYLECIVPDNCFRPASSDQKAGSSINTNTMQAQSHFDNIAFSQEASNMNFPSYPSELGQGLWGNQQSWDFNSSNELNSAMFHNPLRNEEGCMYAFCPISDSPNYGPMTEAVSSTTTSFPLFGDVDFEYSLF